The DNA region TGAACATATCTTGGTATAactctgggtggcgctgctcatgcgTTGTTAGCTTTTGCACCAAATGTGCCAAAGAGGtaaactccaattggaaagccaaatccctgatcggctttagtaaTCCCAAAGATGCGAACTCGACTGCCTCCTCCGAAATCCGAGTCGACTAACACCGGTTCTTCACCTCTTTGAAGCGTCGAATATATTCCGCCACGatttccccacgcttctgccgCACTTGCGCCAAGTCAGCAATTCCTGTTTCTGCAGCCTccgagtgatactgaatatgaaattgttcttccaactgCTTCCAGGTGCAGATCGAATCAAGGCCTAATGATCTATACcacccaaaggctggccctgtgagagattgcgagaaaaacctcactcacaagggatccgacactgagatcatccctaattgcgCTAAGTATTGGCTCACTAACTCAatagagctagatccttctgctctaCTGAATTTGGTGAATTCAGGAAGTCGATAGTCGGGCGGTAAGGGAATTAAATCATAATCactgggatacggcttagtatagccgatcgccctcctttttggtagaatgccaaactgatctctcAGGATGGCACTAATCTGTTCTGCCGTCTGTGCTCCTGTGGCCGAGTGCGCATTATTGTGACTTGGCCCGGTGGTATaagcagctagccacgcttATTTGTCTGCATCCGTTCCAGGAACTCCTCCAGCCGTCCTCTGTACTGAGTGTACTGGATTATTGCTATCTGGTATATAGGCACATATATATCCATGCAGGATCTCtttgggcggctcgctgaagaattggtgatctacaggatcacctcccaccttgtaaacaACTTAGGCTGGAGAACCATGTGATTCTGCAGCCGCAAGTGcaaggcagtggtggcctggcctggaatggcaattctcccttgtaactccccaaggtaggtcctgttggagagtattgatgcttcataatttcgtGGACCACGCACAGTGCAACATGCTCGAGAGCTTTAACCAAGCTCTCGGAATGTCGGTGTAGCGAATGGACCACCACGTAGTTTACTTCCCGACTTAGAGCTCTGGTATGATCTTCTGAcggggtggacagatccaccccatcaagggcgccttcgggtgaaaatccTTTCCACTtgacgccgtggtggcgggtcttctcgaaggagccgatgagatcggcttcgaagtgGGCTTTAATCTCATCATATTTCTACTTGTGTTCAGCAGGCAATTCCTCATAGGTGATTGGTTCATCCCTCGTCATCTCGCCAACAGAAGTCGATGGAATTCATGAAGatgatgtagttgatgaagatgatgtAGTTTATGAAGATAATGAAGActgtcccaccgggcgtgccagaatgtgttgtcgattgaaacccaccggcgagcagtgataggcaacacgaggagccggaaggcttccgggactgctggtgggccccggtccttTGGTCAATgacccgagatccggcacacgtcctggcttctaggtcgctaggcgtgccacctgaccttgtacctgattaggaaggtgttatatattagtttcctacatgcacacacatgtataaacattagtctgagccgtgatcggctcatcggatgattcccggtatcggttgtaaagagccgattgtgttcagtacTGGATCGGATCTATAAGTATAACAAATATATCCAACAGTTATATGAATCTTGCTTCATGAAcatcaagctaatccaatctacaacgattaaagctttcactatgtaatcggaacatcctacacgtaattgagcctaacaaatatagGAGGTAATAAGACAACAACTtaaatagaggcctaaaaaccaaccgaaagccgattcccagaacaatccctttttaagctgttaCAAAGTACCCAAAATACCGTCGGAACGTTcaatccgtttgaagggcctaatcacgcagatattaaactaaatcttcaataaacaaagactaaccataacagactggatctactaaacaaaaacagagcaagatgctgcccttacacccgagatcgaatgcaggggcagccggacGTTTACAAGTAACAAGCAATGCACaattaaagcatggaagagccgatgctactttATAAATGCTAAGAACGAGAAACACGAAAGGTAAATAAGCAAGAACGATGCCACCCTGATCATgcagggcgtgatcggggccgcaaggtgcttacccgagaaaccctagaacaggggtggcgatgcgccgagagttgttggtgaatgattgattctgaTTCCCTTATCGTTtatccagggtacatatttatagtccgtagacataccttccctaaccaatcctaactaaatacgacacaaatcttaactatctctatctaaactgtttaaacacacatgcctatctagatacacggccgaCCTTGGCCCCAAACACCTGCATAAGGTCCGATCCGCAAGCCCATTATGACCATCTTTCAAGCCCATTTTGCTCCTCgacccacctttctggcccacctgaattatggcgataacagtagGCAGCaatggggtcgaactccggggTCATCTCTCGGGATGTCTCGAATTCGAAGGAGATGACGGAGGAAACaaaggaagaggaagccattgcgAAGAGAAGGAAGAGCGTATtggtgcggttgctaatggctgaaggaaggagATAGTAAAAAAGAAATCTACCAGGGGTAGGCTTATAAAGGTaggagtggaatatgaatcggcaccttgacggtttccaaggagttagatgcagagtagtcCTGTGGAAGTGGAAGCAGCGCgcgtgtacggattttggaagacgaagaggcgaggcgatggaaagaaaaaaaatggttTCAGAATAATTATTGCTGAAatcagggggcatgtgttatcgccataatttggctgggccagaaggtgggccgcgagcatgatgggctcaaaggataattgtaatagGCTTGTGAGTCGGCCCATGCACGGGCGttttaaggccaggattggccatgtatctagataggagtgtgcgtttaagttagtttagataaAGATAGTCAAGATTCGTATCGTAGTTGGTCAGAATTAGTTAagagaggcaagtctccggactataaatatgtacccagactacgaatgaaacaacaaccattcgcaaacaactctcgaCGCAtcaccacccctgttctagggtttctctcggaagtgccgtgcagccccgatcacgcttcacgtgatcggggcagcatcgttcctgcctgtttatctttgtgttcctcgtgctgaagcattgttgatggcgagtaacactagttatcttaacgtttatagggatgcatcggcttttcatactgtattCATGCGTTGCCTATcacctgtaaacgtttagctgtcctcgtgcccgatctcgggtgtaagggcagcatcttgctctgttttcgattagtagatccaatttgTTATAGTTAGTCTTTACTCGTTAAAGATTCGGTTTAAGATCTACATGATTAGgtccttcaaacgagttaaatgatccggtaGAACGTTTGATGATTTATATTAACcaaaagagggattgttccgggaatcggctttctgttggtttttaggcctctgtttaggttgctattctgttatctttcgtatttgttaggcctagctacgtgtaggatgttccggttacgtagtgaaagctttaaccgtcgtagattgaattagcttatggattacagagcaagtttatattaatATCAGATATATGTGTtttgtttaaatacttagatccgatctgatactggaagtcaatcggctcttacagccgatatcggggattACCCGATGAGccaatcacggctcggactaatgtttaaacgTGTTTGTGCATGCAGTAAGCTAACTGAAAttacttctacaccttcctattaggtacaaggtcaggtggcatgcctagcaaccTAGACGCCAGGTCGCGTGCCGGATCCTGGACCGTTGACTGAGGGACTGGggtccaccagcagtcccgggagcctcccggctcctcgtgttgcctgtcgctgctcgtcggtggattttgaccgacaacagtttGCGAGAACATTCACACTCTTGTAGGTCCTTACAAGACATATACTTCTTGTGAAGTGGAAGTAAGTAATAAACAACATTTTGCAATGTTTCAACTAATTTtgaaaattatcataattagtaTTTTTCACTTTTTTATAGATCCATAGGATGCGGAATCAGCTCCTTATACAAGAAAAAGTTTTGGCGATTCAAGAAGTCATGGCAGGATTTATTTATAAGCAAGTCATCAAACGAGATGGCGACTTCCACTATGATGGATATATTCTTGATAGAAGTAGAAAATATAGCATAGATGTTATATAAAACTTTATTGCActttatatgtatatatgtatgcaTATATCACTTTATTGTACTTTAATAGTGAATCCCATTTGCTATgtatgtgtgtatatatatatatatagacaaGCTTCTTTGTAGCCGGTAATAACTAATTCTATAgccacgccagtcctcccattCTCCGGTCATTTTCCTCGTACTGATCCGAGCCCCAGAGGCTCAGCCTAGCTCGGCTCGACCCGGCTTTTTAGTCTCGCGGCTCGACTCGGCTCATCGAGTATCCTCCAGCGCAATAATTCATTATGCCAACAAATTGATCCCTAAAATTGCTCTCGTTTTCAATGCCTCACGCCAAAACACCTCTAAATCTCATGGTtcagggcctgtttagttcccgtagctgtaaacgcaaaaaaactttttgcaaaggaatcttgctaatttgatgtactaaatgaagtctatttacaaaactttttgcacagatgggttgtaaatcgcgagacgaatctaatgatgctaattaatccatgattaagcaataattagcggatggttactgtagcatctgatatgaacgggggtgcccgatcttccgtcaggtgaaggataactcgttttggtcggaatgcgacacaccgatccggcttcaaatcagcaactcgaaccccgcaatcttagcaccacaactcctctggttatcaaccgtagtcacaatccggttgaccttgctgagaaggctaatccctgcctgcaaaacgaagaacacaagcaagaactcgaaagaaacgcagcactcaaattaaagtgacaactgcagatgaatgattaagctcgaaagttggggttctacaaaccgaaagacggcgactgttcaagacagattgatctaaagcaaaaccctcCTAACCTAATGGCAGCTGCTGTGTATATAGAAGAGAGAGGCTTGGGGGCGGCCAAGGGGGTGGCCGAGCAACCCTAGGGAGTACAAGGACTTCGGGCCAAAAACTGGCGTCGCTGCATCCAGATAGATTCTGGTCGTCAtgttgtttcgacgattcccatcgactccgaacgtattttgatatgggatcagttgggttggaaagcttatctccttAGCTTTCGAACGATACATAGAACGCCCAAAATGGAGcccgtatgtggcctgggcgtccgttttcgtgaggcctgctcctgcagtccgaactggactcgcgaataaatcggacttcaatgtggattgggctttgaactctatcttcgcttgggccctggtcatatgcgtattagtcatgtcctcatcattctccccttcttggttttgagtcgtcctcgactcaaagTCGCTGATGCTTGTGGAAGTAGTTGTTCCCATGCTTGACATGATCCTGcgttgctccccttcttgaaatTGAACCTGTTGTGACAAAACAAAcaaagaagaacaagaggaaCTCTGCATCATAGGATTAGTCTTAAAATAGCCCTCTTTTTCTTCAAATTGTTGCACAGCAAAAGGAGATTTCAGATTTGAACACATATAAACACGATGCACCATGTACTCTCCTTTACAATTATAATTGCCAATAAAGTGATATGTACATCGAGATAACCATGGCAACCCAACACATTTAAATTTCTCCTCCAAACTACTAAGTGCACACAAAGTATCAAACTCTATATAACCCAAAGTATTTAAAGAAGACAACAATTTTCTTTCATCCTTTTCTGTAGCAATTGGAATCAAATGTTTATTTTTAGCATAAGTCTTTTGTTCCAAAATAAAAGGATCAGTTTTCTTCACAAGTTGTGGCACAGGGATAAACATAGAACTATCACACAACTCTTCTTTATCACAAAAATTAGTAGAATATTTATCATGTGACAAAGTCAATTCAGATTTGGTGTCCACTAAATGTTGCTCTATTATAGCATGAGTGGTGGACAATTTCAGCACATCAAGAGAGCTCTTACCTGAGACAATTACCTGTTCATTCTCTATCACCTTGTCTTCTGTTTTAGATACATGCTGCAAAATATTAGGTCCAACAGAAGACAAAGCGATATCTTTAATTTGTACAAAATCAGATTTAGAGGAAGGCAACGGGGgtgataccacttgatatgaacggggtgcccgatcttccgtcaggtgaaggataactcgttttggtcagaatgcgacacaccgatccggcttcaaatcagcaactcgaaccccgcaatcttagcaccacaactcctctgattatcaaccgtagtcacaatccggttgacctcgccgagaaggctaatctctgcctgcgaaacgaagaacacaagcaagaactcgaaagaaacgcagcactcaaattaaagtgacaactgcagatgaatgattaagctcgaaagttggggttctacaaaccgaaagacggcgactgttcaagacagattgatctaaagcaaaaccctcCTAACCTAATGGCAGCTGCTGTGTATATAGAAGAGAGAGGCTAGGGGGGGCGGCCAAGGGGGTGGCCGAGCAACCCTAGGGAGTACAAGGACTTCGGGCCTAAAAACTGGCGTCGCTGCATCCAGATAGATTCTGGTCGTCAtgttgtttcgacgattcccatcgactccgaacgtattttgatatgggatcagttgggttggaaagcttatctccttAGCTTTCGAACGATACATAGAACGCCCAAAACGGAGCCCGTATGTGGCTTGGGCGTCCGTTTTCGTGAGGCctgctcctgcagtccgaaccggACTCGCGAATAAATCGGACTTCAATGTGGATTGGGCTTTAAACTCAATCTTCGCTTGGGCCCTGGTCATATGCGTAttagtcatgtcctcatcagcatcactgttgcaaaatatggattaagtaggctcattagattcgtctcgcgatttacagcccatccatgcaaaaagttttgtaaacaGATTTAATTTAGTATTTAaaattagcaagattctttCAAAAATTTTGCATTTACgaattttttttttgccttTACAACCTGGGGACTAAACCGGCCCTCAATTGCCGAGCGGAAAATCTCCTGATTCGATCACCGAGCAGGAAGAATCGACCCCTAAAATTGTTCTCGTTTTTAATGCCTCACGCCAAAACACCACCAAATCTTATGGTTCAATTGCCGAGCGGCAAATCTCCTGATCCGATCGCTGAGCAGGAAGAGATGCACAaattcaccggcggcgacgccgTTCTGGAATCGCAAGAAAAGATTCCCTTGATTGCCGCAGCTTCCGCATACGCTCGTCAAAATCACCGAACCCCTGCTTCATCCCCCAGTCCCCAGCTCGCTACAGGAACGCAACTTCTCCCCGTTGGAGAAGCCCCAACTCTGCACCGGCGACGACCCTGGCCTGCTCCGCGCCTAGCCCCACAGTTGAATCGGCGTCCGGCAGTCTTCGTGTGCTATCTGTGCTGAGATTGACACCAGCGTGTCTGAAGTCCCTTGCGTTTGGGTGAATCGCCAATCCCCATCCAGGCCAGCGGAGACATCGAGGTAAGCATCACGTGTACAAGCTTAATTAAATTACGGAACGATTCCCCTTGTGTTGGGATTCCGCTTGCACTACACATCTGTGCATTTTAGCATCCTTTTTATTTGTCTGATAACCCGTGTTGCACTTGGAATTCCACTAAAGCCAATTCTTCCGAAAATTGACTTCACGGAAGTCTCCATAGTTTTGTTTGATTCTTGAAGTTAGATACCCGCAGGTTGCATATGGTCCACGGTTGCATATAATTTTTTTGTCTGGCAGGTTACTACTTTATGTGCGAGTCTGGAGTTCTGTATTGATTATTTGTACCAAATATTTTAATGGATCTTATAGTAAAATACCAAGCTGCTTAGTACATACTTCTTGTAACTTTTACTATACCTTCAATGACCTTGCACAGTGATAACTGATAAAATGACATTATAATTACGACCTTGGTTGTAGTATGAAACTTACGTCAATCATCGTCTGTGCTACTATAATTTTGACAGATTAATTATGTGGTGCATTCATGGCCCCCGGCTTTTTTTTCTTCAATTGTACCGGTGTTTACAATACAAAATCTAATTCACTTCTTTTTAAACAGGATATGAGGCAAATTCAGGGGAGATTAAAAGCATTCTCAGTCCAGACCACACAAGGTGAATGGAACTTCGATGTCAGTACAATCACCGGGGCAGCTACGCAGTCGTCTGCAGGTGTTGCTGCACAGCCACAACCATCAGCACCCCCTCAACTGCCTGGTGCCCGCAATGCTAACGTGGTTAAGATCAGTTGCAAACCACCAGCCAAGATTGTTCAACAATCTCTTGCCGAATCAAGCCGTGCCAGGGATCTTCCTCGGTGTTATGATGATGATGACTTCATGAAACCCCTGCCGAGGCATCCTGTCGCCAAGAAACAGTGTGCCGATGCGAGTTTGGCAGTCAATGCAACTGGCAAGGTACAATAGTAATTTAGTTGATCTTTTAGGTCCGTAGGAAATATCAAAGATAACCATATAATTTATCACATTTTGAATTATGTGGTAAACTAACTAAAGTTCGCCTAGAATGTTATAGTACCCTGACGGCCTCATGTTAATTAGTTATGAATAACTTTATTTCTCATACAGCATACCTAGAAAAAATACGCCCTCCATTCATGTGTTACTGTAATCTTGACTAATCTATTTTGTGGTAAGGTAACCATATAATTTACTATTTCAATGAGTTACGTAAATACCAGGGTTATAGAGATGCTGTCTATTTATCTGACTTTTCTGTGACCATAATGTGCAATGTACCTCCATAAACATTACGGTAACGTGTCATCTACCCTGCATACAGGGGCTGTCACAACTCACCCCTTTTTTAAATCTGCATTTTTCAGCCTGCTAAGAATCCTGTCAAGTATGCTCATGCACCTACTGCTCGGTGCGCCCCATCGGCATTCAACTCGTTTGTCGACCACCTAACGTTCAAGCAGCGTATGCGAATCAAAGAAATGGGTTTTGGTGGGCTCCTTCATGTTTCGGCAGATAGGTTAGAGAGCAGAGAACTATTAAAGTTCTTGTTCGACAGGCTAGACCCCAGCACTATGGTGATCAATGTTACCAAAGACAAGGGAATCCATGTCACCCCCTCCGCCATCATGCAAGTGCTTGGTTTACCGGATAGTGGTGAACATCTACATTTTCATTCACACAACCAAGCATCTAAGGAGTTCTCTGCTTCCAAGGCTTTGGTGGGTCTAGAAGAATCCCAGGACATGCATGCTAGCCATCTCCAGAATATTTTGGAGGATGATTCTAAGATGGGATCTGCCATGATTGATGATGACATGGCAATAAGATTTTTCTTCATCATTGCTTGTAACAAACTGCTCTTCCCAGGCACAGATAACAACATCAGGTGCAAGGATGTTTACTTGACTAGGGACCTGTTTTGCTTACCGGGTTTGAACTGGTGCAAAGCACTTGTGGATGACCTCCGAGATGCTGCATTCACTTGGTGGGTTGACAAAACAAAGAAATCGCTTTCAGGATGTGCAATATTACTCACTGTGAGTATACCATTTTGTCAACCATATGACTGATTGTCTAGATTAAACTTATCTACTAAAATTTGTCATTGCACACATTTTTACTTATGCCTTCGATTTTTATATAGATACTGTATCTTGACAACCTATAATGCAAACATCAGATTGCACACACTGACACTCCTCGGGCAAAGTACTTTGATCAGAATATGATTAAGAAGATAATTACTGCTGACAGGATGAAAGACTGACAAGGGAAGGCTACATTTGGGCTATTACCGGTGAGGTCTTTTAGTGAGTGTTCCCTTGTGTTATTTACAATAATGCTCTGTCATTCCCAATCTGTATTACCATTTTCGTTTGTTGTGTGCAGCTTAGGAACAGCATCAATACTTGCTACCATACAACTCAGCACTCATCTTCAAATGTCCCAGTAAACAACGATCCATTGGCCGCAACACATTTCTTCAGTATGCAAGCAGAAGTGCATAGATTAGTTGCTCAGATTGGTAGCAGTTCAAGGAAGACACAGGCAATgctagtcttggcaaattttgaAGCTAAATCTAAGAAAGCATCAAGTTATATGAACATCGGGCAACAGATACCACGGGATGCACATCAGACAGCCATCCGCACTCTGCGGACAATTTTGCAGGATGAGGTGAATGGCAACATCAGTCAAGAACATCATGATCAGACCCATGGTTGTGATGAAGGTAGTGACATGAGTTCGAGCTCAGAGAGTGCGGATTGATTAATTTTTCTTGTACTTTACATGCTCTATATTACTTCATGTATGCAGCTCAAGCCGATGATGTCGACATGCATGATACCAATAGTCTGGAGAATAGAGGATCTGAACATGTATCTGACACGCCAATTGTCCGATCTGAAATAAGGGAAAATGATCTGTCTTCTGGTAAGTCACATGACAAATGGTAGTTGTCAGAACCAAAGATCTAAAAATCCATCCCATAATCTACATTACCCCACATTTATACCACGATTTTCAGGTGGTCTCACAAACCAGGAGCTCAATCAGGGTGCGGCTGTAGAATTTGAACAAAACAGGACCCAAGAACAAGTTTTACCAACCATCGACAGCCTGCACAATGCTGTCACTAATAGTTTCTATTTTCCTGGCGTAAATTACTAAACCTGACTATTTTGTTCACTACCACATTCTTTGTTTAACCTAACTCCTCCCAATCCTTGTCCAGGGGAATATTGAGCTTGACAATGAAATGGAAGGCGAACTTTCACCTGTCTGTACTCAGGTCACACATGGTGCTTCAAATAAGCAGCTCTAATTTCTTAGCATCATTTTGTGGACGTCCTCACACATACATTTGATTCTTCATATGCAGGTTCACACAGATGTTACTATTGATCGTGTCATGACTCTTGCTGCGGCTAAAGGAGACGCTGGACCAGCCTTGCCCAACGGCAGTATGTTGTCTTCTTATTTCTTATATTCAAGATTTCACCTGCTACTTATTTCATATCAGTTGCAGGCACCCATGATAATGTGCACGAAGCAACCTCACATGTGGATTCCCTAGTTGAAGTCACTGATGCATATACCACTAGTAGCAGCCCCCGACAAGTTGCAACTGCTGAAATGACTAGATCAGCAGCGAATGTTGTTGCACAGACTGCCAAACAAGTACCATATGAGGTACCATATGAGGTCCCTCTCTACCATCTTAGTTTCACACGTACATCATCCATTTATCATACATTTTCGTCAATGCACTTACGATAATATTTTTTCCTAAATACGTGCACAGTCGGCAGGAATCGTTAGTAACACCGATGATGCACTCGGCCCTGTTGTTTTCCGACCTTGCACTCCAGGTGACATCCTCCACTGTCCAGCTGTTAATCCTAGGCCACAACGGCTTACAAAACGACCAGCCATGTATGTGTCCCCATTCAAAGGTGATCCGCAACGAGCAAAAGTTCCATTGTCCAAGGCACTTGCTGTGAGAAAGAAGTTCAACACTAGAATGAAGTATTTAAGGTACTGTTCATGACCATACTCTCAAATACTACATGCTTCAAACACGCACTTATGTGTCGTCCCTTACATACTAGTGATATTTTCATCTCACCGACTTGAGGGAATTCAGTGGATCAGACATATTAGCTTCCTTCATTGATGGGGAAAAGATGTTGTGCACCAGATTCATGTCCTATTTCGTTGCTTGCATGAGTCATGATGGATCAGTCCACATGATTGATGGTGGTGGCTACAGGGTCTTCTTATCTCCAGACCTTGGGGTGAGTGAGACCAATGTCACATACACTAGTCAGCAATTCGACGGCTTTTTTTACATGCTCTTATGCCATTCAATGGCACATACAGGAATATGTCAATATAGAGGAAGATGAAGACATATCTCATTGGGAATCACCTCAGGCCCTAGCCATTTTACAACGTGATATTGAAGATGTTGACCCGAACAAAGTGAAACTAGTAAGTGCACATGTCAACCTCATGAATTTGAGCTTCAGGTTTGTTCCCTTACACCTTTTTTTTTCATGGCGAGTTCCTTTTGCCGGTTGTAGAGAAGGGTCATTACAGCATATACTGCATCAACTTCATACATGACCGGATAGATGTTCTGGATTCTAGCCCAGAAGACCACAGAGTTTACCATCAAGTTCTAGGTGACCGAATCATTCGCAGGCTGAATCTCCTATTCCAGTTGGCTACGGATTCCACAATAAAACAGTTTACTAGATTCAAGCGTCCCATCATAGACGAATGTTTTCAGTCGCACGCAAACGATTGTGGTTTCTTTGCAATAAAATTCATGGAGCTTTGGAATGGTGAATCTTTCCATGTTTCAATCCTAACGGTAAGGCTTATCATTCTCCACCAAATTCACTTGCTATTTTTTAAGTTTCCTCCATCTCATCCTGTTTCACAACAAACTACAGGAAAACATATAGCCATATGGCAGTACAGGTCTCAGCTCCTCTTCTATGGCATCTACCATCCGATCAACAAGATCGAGAAGCTCCCTGCTGGACTGGAAGCATATAGGCCTCGCCTGTGATCCTCATCCTTGATCCTTGTTATTGTCCAACAAAATGTGTACTAGGGAACAAGTTTGTTTTTCTACTGCCCAAAATAATTTCTACGTGTTGGTTGTATGGACATCAGGGATTGTAAAAAAGGTTTTCATGGAACATGTTTCTCTACTTTTATTTCAGTTAAATTGATTTATTATATTACTATGTTTGGCAGTTTTGGCCACATATTTCATTCCTACTCATATTTCCAGATGTCTCAGTCGTTAGTAGCTAGAGAAAAGCTATCCTTCCAGCTTTTTTGCCTCATAAGTTACTATAGCGAATCTTTTCAACGTAAACTGAGTTACGAGATTATTGAATAGACACCAAGGTTTAACAAAACACCCATCTCATCATGGAGACAAATCTTCCACAGTGTCCTCAGTGTTGTGCATTCTTCGAACAGCTGAGGATCAAAT from Panicum hallii strain FIL2 chromosome 9, PHallii_v3.1, whole genome shotgun sequence includes:
- the LOC112875350 gene encoding uncharacterized protein LOC112875350, with the protein product MRQIQGRLKAFSVQTTQGEWNFDVSTITGAATQSSAGVAAQPQPSAPPQLPGARNANVVKISCKPPAKIVQQSLAESSRARDLPRCYDDDDFMKPLPRHPVAKKQCADASLAVNATGKPAKNPVKYAHAPTARCAPSAFNSFVDHLTFKQRMRIKEMGFGGLLHVSADRLESRELLKFLFDRLDPSTMVINVTKDKGIHVTPSAIMQVLGLPDSGEHLHFHSHNQASKEFSASKALVGLEESQDMHASHLQNILEDDSKMGSAMIDDDMAIRFFFIIACNKLLFPGTDNNIRCKDVYLTRDLFCLPGLNWCKALVDDLRDAAFTWWVDKTKKSLSGCAILLTVSIPFCQPYD